The following proteins are co-located in the Deferribacter autotrophicus genome:
- a CDS encoding endonuclease MutS2, whose protein sequence is MIDFDVLEFPLYKKLVSSEFTSVFAKKYFFNLKPFQSENSIKKVQNYIREIMNYLTGTEIELFNDSDYENFYQNLMDPYKGFSAQELVTFKIFHKWLGNLKKVLLENEAIDTLREVLKDIYSFGELIEEIDKKIADNGQVKTDATIELATIRKELNSVGKQINKTLNSIIYGKSSDSFIQDKTVVERNGRFVIPCKPNFRQFINGIVHDISKSAQTYFVEPAQIVDLNNRYQSLKIAEDEEIRKIIYELIDKVKGKRFELSSTIAAYQKLIFYIEYAKFVKNFDVVFPDIDETVEFKKIHHPIILLTKKDNSVPLDFIMEDGKKVVVISGPNTGGKTAALKSIGLNHVIAMCGLPLFGHYAKIKLFKNIMADIGDNQSLVMDLSTFSAHLMNIKNIVDLAEKSSLVLLDELGTGTEPKEGAILAVAIIEYLVKKGSKIIVTTHYKEVKEYALKNDFAENYAVDFDYKTFTPKYSLLKGVIGKSDPILIARRLNFNEEIISLALKKLQEDKTKMEYELERLNDLKVEVEILRKRLEEKEKDLQFKEEVLRKREKELEEKLSKKEEQLLEEAYYLLQKGRSILKGKMKKATLDEVEKDIKVTSKKLEKISEKKKPLEDVKVGDKIILEKYNKLAEILEVKKKSVLVNLEGIRIEIKKKDLVGKRLEDVEKEKQKAKQLSVKGEVTKSVSYELNIIGKKVDEAIDEVDKFLDKCVLAGINSAVIIHGRGTGALRKGVHQFLKNDRRVKSFRVGTFHEGGDAVTIVEF, encoded by the coding sequence ATGATCGATTTTGATGTTCTTGAATTTCCATTATACAAGAAGCTTGTATCCAGTGAGTTCACGTCAGTTTTTGCCAAAAAATATTTTTTTAATTTAAAGCCTTTTCAATCTGAAAATAGCATCAAAAAGGTTCAAAATTATATCCGAGAAATAATGAATTATTTGACAGGTACTGAAATTGAACTTTTTAATGATTCTGATTATGAGAATTTTTATCAAAACCTGATGGATCCATATAAGGGGTTTTCTGCCCAGGAGCTTGTGACATTTAAGATTTTTCATAAGTGGCTTGGAAATTTAAAGAAAGTTTTGTTGGAAAATGAAGCCATCGATACATTGAGGGAAGTTTTAAAAGATATTTATTCATTTGGAGAATTGATAGAAGAGATAGACAAAAAAATCGCTGATAACGGACAGGTGAAAACAGATGCCACAATTGAGCTTGCAACTATAAGGAAAGAGTTGAACAGTGTAGGTAAGCAGATAAATAAGACATTAAATTCCATTATTTACGGCAAATCGTCAGACAGTTTTATTCAGGATAAGACGGTTGTGGAAAGAAATGGCAGGTTTGTTATCCCCTGTAAACCTAATTTCAGGCAGTTTATAAACGGGATTGTACATGATATATCAAAGAGTGCTCAAACCTATTTTGTGGAGCCTGCGCAAATAGTGGATTTGAACAACCGTTATCAGTCATTGAAGATTGCGGAAGATGAAGAGATAAGAAAAATCATTTATGAGTTGATTGATAAGGTAAAGGGTAAAAGGTTTGAGTTGAGTTCTACTATTGCAGCGTACCAAAAACTGATTTTTTATATTGAATATGCCAAATTTGTAAAAAATTTTGATGTGGTTTTCCCGGATATCGATGAGACTGTTGAATTCAAAAAAATTCATCATCCCATAATTTTGTTAACAAAAAAAGATAATTCGGTGCCTCTTGATTTTATAATGGAGGATGGGAAAAAGGTTGTTGTTATCAGTGGGCCGAACACGGGAGGTAAAACTGCGGCCTTAAAATCGATAGGATTAAATCATGTTATTGCCATGTGTGGGTTACCTCTTTTTGGACATTATGCAAAGATAAAACTTTTTAAAAATATAATGGCTGATATTGGGGACAACCAATCCTTAGTGATGGATTTGAGTACTTTTTCTGCTCATCTTATGAATATTAAAAATATTGTGGATTTGGCTGAAAAGTCATCTTTGGTTTTGTTGGATGAGCTTGGAACGGGTACTGAACCTAAAGAGGGTGCTATTCTTGCTGTGGCAATTATTGAATACCTTGTTAAAAAAGGTTCGAAAATTATTGTTACCACGCATTATAAAGAGGTAAAAGAGTATGCTTTGAAAAATGATTTTGCTGAAAACTATGCGGTGGATTTTGATTATAAAACCTTTACGCCGAAATATTCTTTATTAAAAGGGGTTATTGGTAAATCCGATCCTATTTTGATAGCCAGGCGTCTCAATTTTAATGAAGAGATAATAAGTTTGGCTTTGAAGAAACTTCAAGAAGATAAAACCAAAATGGAATATGAGCTTGAAAGATTAAATGATTTGAAGGTTGAGGTGGAAATATTACGAAAAAGATTGGAAGAGAAAGAAAAAGATCTGCAATTTAAAGAGGAAGTTTTAAGGAAGCGTGAGAAGGAACTTGAGGAAAAGTTGAGCAAAAAAGAAGAGCAATTGCTGGAAGAGGCGTATTATCTTTTACAAAAGGGGAGATCAATTTTAAAAGGGAAAATGAAAAAGGCAACCTTGGATGAGGTTGAAAAAGATATAAAAGTTACATCGAAAAAACTTGAAAAAATAAGTGAGAAGAAAAAGCCGCTGGAAGATGTAAAGGTTGGGGATAAAATAATTTTGGAAAAATATAATAAATTGGCGGAGATTCTTGAGGTTAAAAAAAAATCCGTGCTTGTGAATTTGGAGGGTATACGTATAGAGATTAAGAAGAAGGATTTGGTGGGTAAAAGACTTGAAGATGTGGAGAAAGAAAAACAAAAAGCTAAACAGTTGAGCGTAAAGGGGGAAGTTACAAAAAGTGTATCTTATGAGTTGAATATTATAGGGAAAAAAGTGGATGAAGCCATTGATGAAGTGGATAAATTTTTAGATAAATGTGTATTGGCCGGAATTAACAGTGCAGTAATTATTCATGGCAGGGGAACAGGCGCCTTGAGAAAAGGGGTGCATCAGTTTTTAAAAAATGATAGAAGAGTTAAATCTTTTAGGGTTGGGACATTTCATGAAGGTGGTGACGCCGTAACCATTGTGGAGTTTTAA
- a CDS encoding HlyD family secretion protein gives MKKIAVLVVVVLLVVLILLSVTKKKNLDSLTISGRIEVDVVDVSPKVSGEVVRVYFDEGDEVKRGDILVELGREELDEKTNQLIAKKRQVENGIRAKESEIQSYRVKLKQLLIKKEKVSKDVELAIEIAKNEIKVASANVKILEEKKDVIFANLRKVEKDYKRYKTLYNEGAISKSMYEDISLKFDTLKSEFESVKKELESARHYLSNSKKNLERAKLQRKEIDLLDKEIKGIQEVINIKMSEKQGMVESLNEVKAMINELQIKINDTYVRAPIDGVIMSKNINFGEIAVAYQPVYSLYDPKKIYFKGFFPEKYLSRIKLGDKVKVYVDGLEKGFDAKISYVSDRAEFTPKEVQTKEERVKQVFAIKAYFNKPDKYLKPGMPADMIFHFQ, from the coding sequence ATGAAAAAAATAGCTGTTTTAGTCGTTGTTGTTTTATTGGTAGTTTTAATTCTATTAAGTGTAACTAAAAAGAAAAATCTTGATAGCCTTACAATAAGCGGCAGGATTGAGGTTGATGTTGTAGATGTATCTCCTAAAGTGAGTGGAGAGGTCGTTAGAGTTTATTTTGACGAAGGGGATGAGGTAAAAAGAGGAGATATATTGGTAGAGCTTGGTAGAGAAGAACTTGATGAAAAGACGAATCAGTTAATTGCAAAAAAAAGGCAAGTAGAAAACGGTATAAGAGCTAAGGAGAGTGAGATTCAATCATATAGAGTAAAATTGAAACAGTTGTTAATCAAGAAGGAAAAAGTGTCAAAAGATGTGGAACTTGCAATTGAAATTGCAAAGAATGAAATTAAAGTAGCCAGCGCAAATGTAAAAATATTGGAAGAAAAGAAAGATGTTATTTTTGCAAATTTAAGAAAGGTTGAGAAAGATTATAAGCGATACAAAACATTGTACAACGAAGGGGCGATTTCAAAATCTATGTATGAGGATATCAGCTTAAAGTTTGATACGTTAAAAAGTGAATTTGAAAGTGTGAAGAAGGAGTTGGAATCTGCAAGACATTATTTGAGTAACAGCAAGAAAAACCTTGAAAGGGCAAAATTGCAGCGCAAAGAGATAGACTTGCTTGATAAAGAGATAAAAGGGATTCAAGAGGTTATCAATATTAAGATGAGTGAAAAACAGGGAATGGTTGAGTCTCTAAATGAGGTTAAAGCGATGATAAACGAGTTGCAGATTAAAATTAATGATACCTATGTTAGAGCTCCCATTGATGGCGTGATTATGAGCAAAAATATCAATTTTGGTGAGATTGCTGTGGCTTATCAACCGGTTTATTCATTGTATGATCCGAAAAAAATATATTTTAAAGGTTTTTTCCCTGAGAAATATTTATCAAGAATAAAGCTTGGTGATAAAGTAAAAGTGTATGTGGATGGTCTTGAAAAAGGGTTTGATGCGAAAATTTCTTATGTGAGTGATAGAGCGGAGTTTACTCCAAAAGAGGTGCAGACGAAGGAAGAAAGAGTAAAGCAGGTTTTTGCTATTAAGGCCTATTTTAATAAACCAGATAAATATTTAAAGCCTGGTATGCCTGCAGATATGATTTTTCATTTCCAATGA
- a CDS encoding ATP-binding cassette domain-containing protein, with protein sequence MIVKAENICKYFKKGFSLKSVSFTLNQGEILGLVGPDGAGKSTLMKIVANVMDFDEGRLYLFDNEINRKKSYDVLKDRIAYMPQGLGLNLYQKLSVEENINFFAELKGLDIDEIEERKSRLLRITGLERFKDRLAMNLSGGMKQKLGICCSLIHRPELIILDEPTVGVDPISRRELWDLFMDFVNQENLSVIISTSYLDEAERCDKVIFLHNGMVKYYGVIGKELYENIDVVEEPASLHDIKYYYEKYRGVRFRRNLVRYVKDKNEEREEKFVVEPVFEDVVMNQLETKYLDINFPKINSKFKDDNVIVLKGISKTFGDFYALKEVSFSVKRGEIFGLLGPNGAGKTTLIKILTGLYKQSEGEFEVFGSSGLRQLKHRIGYMSQKFSLYSDLSVEENIEYYSNVYGVKNIEKFENIIKIIGLDKYKKEIVKKLPLGFKQRLALICSILHLPEIVFLDEPTSGVDPVERDVFWQLITKLSKSGITVIVTTHYMSEAEYCDRIALISAGQLIALDEPERLKKGLIEEAGDVYDLQCDDYYRIYRKLKKEGYRASLLGRKIRIYTKDESFKDFLSENCTFKKSVPTMEDVFVYYA encoded by the coding sequence ATGATAGTCAAAGCTGAAAACATCTGTAAATATTTTAAAAAAGGTTTTTCCTTAAAAAGTGTTTCTTTTACATTAAATCAAGGTGAAATATTGGGACTTGTTGGTCCTGATGGTGCTGGTAAATCTACTTTAATGAAAATTGTTGCTAATGTTATGGATTTTGATGAAGGCAGGCTTTATCTCTTTGATAACGAAATAAATCGTAAAAAAAGTTATGATGTATTGAAAGATAGAATTGCCTATATGCCTCAAGGACTCGGGTTGAACCTTTATCAAAAGCTAAGTGTAGAAGAAAATATCAATTTTTTTGCCGAACTTAAAGGGTTGGATATTGATGAAATAGAGGAAAGAAAAAGCAGATTATTGAGAATAACCGGGCTTGAGAGATTTAAGGATAGACTAGCCATGAATCTTTCCGGAGGGATGAAGCAGAAACTAGGAATTTGCTGCTCTTTGATTCATAGGCCTGAGTTGATTATACTAGATGAGCCCACAGTGGGGGTGGATCCTATTTCAAGAAGAGAGTTGTGGGATCTATTTATGGATTTTGTAAATCAGGAAAATCTTTCTGTAATTATTTCAACCTCCTATCTGGATGAGGCGGAGCGTTGTGATAAAGTAATATTTTTGCATAATGGGATGGTTAAATATTATGGTGTAATCGGAAAAGAGTTATATGAAAATATAGATGTGGTGGAAGAACCTGCAAGTTTGCATGACATCAAATATTATTATGAAAAATACAGAGGGGTTCGATTTAGGCGTAATTTGGTAAGATATGTAAAGGATAAAAATGAAGAAAGGGAAGAAAAATTTGTAGTAGAGCCGGTTTTTGAAGATGTGGTAATGAATCAGCTTGAAACAAAATATCTGGATATCAACTTTCCAAAAATTAACTCAAAATTTAAAGATGACAATGTGATTGTACTGAAGGGGATAAGTAAAACTTTTGGTGATTTTTATGCATTGAAAGAGGTTAGTTTCAGTGTAAAACGAGGAGAAATTTTCGGTTTATTAGGGCCGAACGGAGCTGGAAAAACCACGCTAATTAAGATTTTGACCGGATTATACAAACAGAGTGAAGGAGAATTCGAGGTTTTTGGAAGCAGCGGTTTGAGACAGTTAAAACATAGAATCGGATATATGTCTCAAAAGTTTTCCTTATATAGTGATTTAAGTGTGGAAGAAAACATCGAATATTATTCTAATGTATATGGAGTAAAAAACATAGAAAAATTTGAAAACATTATAAAAATAATCGGACTTGATAAATACAAAAAAGAAATTGTAAAAAAGTTACCACTTGGCTTTAAACAGCGTCTTGCACTTATTTGTTCCATTCTTCATTTGCCGGAAATTGTATTTCTTGATGAGCCCACTTCTGGTGTGGATCCAGTGGAAAGAGATGTTTTCTGGCAGCTTATAACAAAATTATCAAAATCCGGAATCACAGTTATCGTGACAACACATTATATGAGTGAAGCCGAATATTGTGATAGAATAGCTCTTATCTCTGCCGGCCAACTTATTGCTCTTGATGAGCCGGAAAGATTAAAAAAAGGATTAATTGAAGAAGCTGGTGACGTGTACGATCTTCAATGTGATGATTACTATAGGATTTATAGGAAGTTGAAAAAAGAGGGGTATAGAGCATCCTTACTTGGCAGAAAGATTAGGATTTATACCAAAGATGAGAGTTTTAAAGATTTCTTGAGTGAGAATTGCACTTTTAAAAAAAGTGTGCCTACCATGGAGGATGTTTTTGTCTATTACGCTTAA
- a CDS encoding ABC transporter permease, whose amino-acid sequence MFLSITLNKRLKRIVSIFMKEFKELRRDRISRIIVFVVPFVMMIIFGYGMALDVHHIPFVIVDEDKTALSRDFKYRFINNREYFSFYGEVASQDEVIKLIDENKVRFGIIIPSDFTEKLKKKENVKIQLLVDGIFPYRADVIKSYVEAMVNSFNLVLNDIDLKKLFKLNVRYWFNENLKSVKLTTSGLLAIILFLNPAIFASLLIVKEKESGSIYNIYTSSITKFEYLFSKQLFAVFVSIINFFILFLLIKFLFGIPFKGNFSLFFISSVIYIFVSTSIGLFLSSFLKTQVSVIVGISVIAIIPAFLYSGYLVPVSSMSNEAYIQAHIYPTFYFMNIIKMNYLKGVNINFFTLNVAILIIFYIIFFGLTFILFKKKER is encoded by the coding sequence ATGTTTTTGTCTATTACGCTTAATAAAAGATTGAAAAGGATTGTTTCCATATTCATGAAAGAGTTTAAAGAGCTTAGAAGGGATAGGATTTCAAGAATAATAGTATTTGTTGTTCCTTTTGTTATGATGATCATTTTTGGGTACGGTATGGCCCTTGATGTACATCATATACCTTTTGTGATTGTTGATGAAGATAAAACGGCATTAAGCAGAGATTTTAAATATCGCTTTATAAATAATAGGGAATATTTCAGTTTTTATGGTGAGGTAGCAAGCCAAGATGAAGTTATCAAACTGATAGATGAGAATAAAGTGAGGTTTGGTATAATTATTCCATCTGATTTTACAGAAAAATTGAAGAAAAAAGAAAATGTAAAAATTCAATTATTGGTGGATGGTATTTTTCCTTATAGAGCTGATGTTATTAAATCTTATGTGGAAGCTATGGTGAACAGTTTTAATCTGGTTTTAAACGATATCGATCTGAAAAAACTGTTTAAGCTAAATGTGAGATATTGGTTTAATGAAAATTTAAAAAGTGTGAAATTGACCACAAGTGGTTTACTGGCCATCATACTTTTTCTCAATCCTGCCATCTTTGCATCCCTTTTGATTGTTAAAGAGAAAGAGAGTGGCTCCATCTATAACATTTATACTTCTTCCATAACAAAATTTGAATATCTCTTTAGTAAACAGTTATTTGCAGTGTTTGTTTCCATTATAAATTTTTTTATACTTTTTTTACTTATAAAGTTTTTATTTGGGATACCGTTCAAAGGAAATTTTTCACTTTTTTTCATCTCATCGGTAATATATATTTTTGTTTCTACAAGTATAGGTCTTTTTCTTTCATCTTTTTTAAAAACACAAGTGTCGGTCATTGTAGGAATTTCTGTAATTGCCATTATCCCGGCTTTTCTTTATTCGGGATATCTCGTACCGGTAAGTTCTATGTCCAATGAAGCATATATACAAGCACACATTTATCCTACATTTTATTTTATGAATATTATTAAGATGAATTATTTAAAAGGAGTGAATATTAATTTTTTTACTCTAAATGTAGCTATTTTGATTATTTTTTACATAATCTTTTTCGGATTAACTTTTATATTGTTTAAAAAGAAGGAAAGATGA
- a CDS encoding ABC transporter permease, translated as MRFLFLIKKELLHFLRNKGLLVFVIYLFTGDIYIAANGIDLSLKDAKFYAVDYDMSFQSRELVSKMVKPWFDFKGYLVNERLADDYLIRDKGVGVLVVPNDFSKKLKKGEFDVALYLNGADASTGYLFTSYASNIMIDYYLENVPSRERFAKVITESRILYNENALTKNFLGLSELFSVITLLVLILPAASIIREKDEGNIEMILISPLSIKRLVVAKLIAMSIVILLGTYVAVNVVLNMGLNVPVRGSIGLFLLLTLGYIFTTMGLSLFIASISENMLQVSQLAILFLLPILFLSGSWTPYESMPVIFQKMTYLSPLKYYLDAGYAVILKGLGFKFIAFDIFMMFFMGLPLFIVGTYFLMKKL; from the coding sequence ATGAGATTTTTATTTTTAATTAAAAAAGAGTTATTGCACTTTTTGAGAAATAAAGGGCTTTTGGTATTTGTAATTTATCTTTTTACCGGAGATATCTATATTGCTGCCAATGGTATCGATTTGAGCCTTAAAGATGCAAAATTTTATGCTGTGGATTATGATATGAGCTTTCAATCGAGAGAGCTTGTTTCTAAAATGGTAAAACCCTGGTTTGATTTTAAGGGTTATCTTGTCAATGAAAGGCTTGCAGATGATTATCTTATTAGAGATAAAGGGGTAGGTGTTCTGGTTGTTCCTAATGATTTTAGTAAGAAGTTGAAAAAGGGAGAGTTTGATGTGGCTCTCTATTTAAATGGTGCTGATGCGAGTACCGGGTATCTTTTTACAAGTTATGCGTCTAACATTATGATTGATTATTATCTTGAAAATGTGCCAAGTAGGGAAAGGTTTGCAAAAGTTATTACGGAGTCACGTATTCTTTACAATGAAAATGCGCTGACAAAAAATTTTCTCGGATTGTCGGAACTTTTTTCAGTAATAACGCTTCTTGTTTTAATCCTTCCTGCTGCATCGATAATTAGAGAAAAGGATGAAGGAAATATAGAAATGATACTAATATCTCCTCTTAGTATAAAAAGGCTTGTGGTGGCAAAATTGATTGCCATGTCAATTGTTATCCTTTTGGGCACTTATGTTGCAGTAAATGTTGTCTTAAATATGGGACTTAATGTCCCTGTTAGAGGCAGTATAGGTTTATTTCTTTTATTAACATTGGGGTATATTTTTACTACCATGGGTTTGTCTTTGTTTATAGCTTCCATTTCAGAAAATATGTTGCAGGTGTCACAGCTTGCCATACTTTTTTTACTCCCCATTCTTTTTCTTTCAGGTTCCTGGACTCCATATGAGTCAATGCCTGTAATTTTTCAAAAAATGACATATCTTTCACCTTTGAAATATTATCTTGATGCAGGGTATGCTGTTATTTTAAAAGGGCTTGGGTTTAAGTTTATTGCTTTTGATATTTTTATGATGTTTTTTATGGGTTTGCCTCTGTTTATTGTAGGTACATATTTTCTCATGAAGAAACTTTAA